One Vibrio sp. CDRSL-10 TSBA genomic region harbors:
- the flgA gene encoding flagellar basal body P-ring formation chaperone FlgA — MLLLISLAFSQPVSANPQQEPLIRHAVESALQQETEQTAALHQWPDYQTNWEIWVPGAASHLPQCPGKLVVTGRDNQLLPVGRLKRQVSCDSGSTSWHINVTIKASLTLPVVVTQTALSRGQALDASMLLLEKRTLDRADEFFTNIRDTIGMEVSRRVRSGDILSPTLVSKPPLVLKGNQVVIIAAKNGINASTKGVALEDGGQGDQIEVQNSTSHKVIHAVVSGLNQVRTQF; from the coding sequence ATGTTGCTGCTCATCAGCCTGGCCTTCAGCCAGCCTGTAAGTGCCAATCCGCAACAGGAACCTTTAATACGCCATGCTGTGGAATCTGCACTGCAGCAGGAAACAGAGCAGACAGCGGCGCTACATCAATGGCCTGACTATCAAACCAACTGGGAGATCTGGGTCCCGGGTGCGGCCAGTCACCTGCCGCAATGTCCTGGTAAGCTTGTCGTCACCGGACGCGATAACCAGTTGCTGCCGGTCGGACGTCTGAAACGTCAGGTCAGCTGTGACAGCGGCTCAACGTCGTGGCACATCAATGTCACCATCAAAGCGTCACTGACGTTACCTGTGGTGGTCACTCAAACCGCCTTGTCACGAGGTCAGGCGCTGGATGCCTCCATGTTGCTACTGGAAAAACGGACCTTGGACAGGGCAGATGAATTTTTCACCAACATCCGCGATACGATCGGAATGGAAGTATCAAGAAGAGTACGCAGCGGCGACATTCTCAGCCCGACGCTAGTCAGCAAGCCGCCTTTGGTTCTTAAGGGGAATCAGGTGGTCATCATCGCTGCTAAAAACGGTATCAACGCCAGTACCAAAGGCGTCGCACTGGAAGATGGAGGCCAAGGAGACCAGATTGAGGTGCAAAACAGCACGTCACACAAAGTCATTCATGCCGTGGTCAGCGGCCTGAATCAGGTCCGAACCCAATTCTGA
- the flgE gene encoding flagellar hook protein FlgE produces the protein MSLNIALSGLDASNSELNTISHNIANASTYGFKGSRTEFSAVYNGMQPGGVEVASISQNFDENGSISGTGRAMDLAINGSGFFVTKDSMGQTLYTRAGVFGTDSNNYVVGNTGAKLQGYSVDANNNLMTGTVGDVQIATSSLAARATDSLQFVANFDASASAINLVPAGNPALDPADPAYDSTAVAFDPNDPTSFNSSYTSQVFDSLGNSHTVTQYFTKTDANSWEVNVQVDGGSVVDTVPVTFNTDGTLNSPVSAFNVTFPAAGAETMSIDVSLTGSTQFGADFGVSTNNPNGYTSGELAGVRVENNGMVYATYTNGESQLQGQVVLANFANPQGLTKVSGTAWTQSFGSGNPTVGVPGTGTLGDLTPGALEGSNVDLTGELVGLMTAQRNYQANAKTISTEDELMQVLFNSI, from the coding sequence ATGAGTTTAAACATTGCGCTGAGTGGCTTAGATGCATCCAACTCGGAACTGAACACCATCAGTCACAACATTGCCAACGCTTCCACTTATGGTTTTAAAGGCTCGCGCACCGAATTCTCTGCCGTTTACAACGGAATGCAGCCGGGTGGTGTGGAAGTGGCGTCAATTTCCCAGAACTTTGATGAAAACGGTTCAATCAGCGGCACCGGTCGTGCAATGGATCTGGCTATTAACGGCAGCGGCTTTTTCGTTACCAAAGACAGCATGGGACAAACCTTGTACACCCGTGCCGGTGTGTTCGGTACCGACAGCAACAACTACGTTGTGGGCAACACCGGTGCCAAATTGCAGGGCTACAGCGTGGATGCTAACAACAACCTGATGACAGGGACTGTGGGGGATGTGCAAATTGCGACGTCTTCTCTGGCGGCGCGTGCGACTGATTCGCTGCAGTTTGTGGCTAACTTTGATGCCAGCGCCAGCGCGATCAATCTGGTTCCGGCAGGTAATCCTGCTCTGGACCCGGCGGATCCGGCTTATGACTCGACAGCGGTGGCTTTTGACCCCAACGATCCAACCTCGTTCAACTCGTCATACACCTCGCAAGTATTTGACTCGCTGGGTAACAGCCACACCGTCACCCAGTATTTTACCAAAACCGATGCCAACAGCTGGGAAGTGAATGTCCAGGTGGACGGCGGCTCAGTGGTTGACACTGTTCCGGTCACCTTCAATACCGACGGTACGCTCAACTCTCCGGTCAGCGCGTTTAACGTCACTTTTCCGGCCGCTGGTGCCGAAACCATGAGCATTGATGTGTCACTGACCGGCAGCACCCAGTTTGGCGCTGACTTTGGTGTCAGTACCAACAATCCGAACGGTTACACCTCGGGAGAGCTGGCCGGAGTACGGGTTGAAAATAACGGCATGGTTTACGCCACGTACACCAACGGTGAGTCACAGCTGCAAGGTCAGGTGGTGCTGGCCAATTTCGCTAACCCGCAGGGCCTGACCAAGGTCAGCGGCACGGCCTGGACGCAAAGTTTTGGTTCGGGTAACCCGACAGTGGGTGTACCGGGCACCGGTACGCTGGGCGATCTGACGCCGGGCGCGCTGGAAGGTTCGAACGTTGATTTGACCGGTGAGTTGGTTGGCCTGATGACCGCACAGCGTAACTATCAGGCGAACGCCAAAACCATCTCCACTGAAGATGAACTGATGCAAGTTCTGTTCAATTCAATCTAA
- the menE gene encoding o-succinylbenzoate--CoA ligase, which produces MTPWQQWQQRTPDKVALRLEQESLTWQQLAERIEQYAQALHLQGLQSGDVLTLVGKNHPHTLLWLLAAASRGVICALTMPQPAQALLLKLDALYSAHQKPHLWLAPGAEVSRLSDLLHIDSSQSDSSQTDCCQTDRAVNFIQIPQALHVTESAGRSVEWHGDLYQADNLATLIFTSGSTGTPKAVAHTHAQHLASAQGLLQEFVFSAEDTWLLSLPLYHVSGLAIVYRWLLAGGCLKIGSADLACDMAQVTHASLVPTQLKRLLDAGIELSLTHVLLGGSHIPVRLAQQAAETGIETWLGYGMTEAASTVTAKRVDGHSGAGHVLAGRQVQLRGQRIYIGGETLARGYYHQGILHPVAEPDGWFDSKDLGAWQDEQLVIIGRADNQFISGGENIHCEEIEAVLSRHPEVQLAMVVAVEDDEFGARPVAVVHSAQAEFSLEQGAAWCEGKLEKFKWPVAYFTMPEQLMNSGIKVSRQALKQWLAHHQTRYRVMS; this is translated from the coding sequence ATGACCCCTTGGCAACAATGGCAGCAGCGCACGCCGGATAAGGTGGCGCTGCGTCTTGAGCAAGAATCGTTAACCTGGCAGCAGCTGGCTGAGCGTATTGAGCAGTATGCTCAGGCACTTCATCTGCAAGGTTTACAGAGCGGAGACGTGCTGACACTGGTTGGTAAAAATCATCCGCATACGTTGCTGTGGTTACTGGCCGCGGCGTCGCGTGGCGTCATTTGTGCCCTGACTATGCCTCAGCCTGCGCAGGCTTTGCTCCTCAAACTGGACGCGCTTTATAGCGCGCATCAAAAGCCCCACCTCTGGCTGGCTCCCGGGGCCGAAGTTTCCCGGCTGTCTGATTTGTTGCACATTGATTCTTCGCAGAGTGATTCTTCTCAGACAGATTGTTGTCAGACAGACAGAGCCGTCAATTTCATTCAGATACCCCAGGCATTACACGTTACTGAATCTGCTGGCCGTTCGGTTGAGTGGCATGGCGATCTCTATCAGGCTGACAACCTGGCCACTTTGATTTTTACCTCCGGTTCAACCGGCACTCCTAAGGCGGTGGCGCACACTCATGCCCAGCATCTGGCTTCCGCGCAGGGCTTATTGCAGGAGTTTGTGTTCAGCGCTGAAGATACCTGGCTGCTTAGCTTACCGCTCTATCACGTTTCCGGTCTGGCGATTGTTTACCGCTGGCTGCTGGCCGGCGGCTGCCTGAAAATTGGCAGCGCTGATCTGGCTTGTGACATGGCTCAGGTTACGCACGCGTCTCTGGTGCCGACCCAACTCAAACGGCTGCTGGATGCCGGAATCGAACTCAGCCTGACTCATGTGTTACTTGGTGGCAGCCATATTCCGGTCCGGCTGGCGCAGCAGGCTGCGGAAACGGGCATTGAAACCTGGCTTGGCTATGGCATGACAGAAGCTGCCTCAACCGTTACGGCGAAACGGGTAGACGGGCACAGCGGAGCCGGACATGTATTAGCCGGACGCCAGGTACAACTGCGCGGCCAGCGGATTTACATTGGTGGCGAAACCCTGGCCAGAGGTTATTACCATCAAGGGATTTTGCATCCTGTCGCTGAGCCGGACGGATGGTTTGACAGTAAAGATCTCGGCGCATGGCAGGATGAGCAACTGGTGATTATCGGACGCGCCGACAATCAGTTTATTTCCGGCGGTGAAAACATTCACTGTGAAGAAATTGAGGCCGTGCTCAGCCGTCATCCGGAAGTGCAGCTGGCGATGGTAGTGGCAGTTGAAGATGACGAATTTGGCGCCAGACCGGTTGCGGTAGTGCATAGCGCACAAGCGGAATTTTCGCTGGAGCAAGGGGCAGCCTGGTGCGAAGGGAAGCTTGAGAAATTCAAGTGGCCGGTGGCTTATTTCACTATGCCGGAGCAACTGATGAACAGCGGCATTAAAGTATCGCGCCAGGCCCTGAAGCAATGGCTGGCGCATCATCAGACCCGATATCGGGTTATGAGTTAG
- the flgB gene encoding flagellar basal body rod protein FlgB, with protein sequence MAISFESALGVHPEALNFRVQRTKVLASNLANVDTPGYLARDLSFTTAMRGAGLHGVNPEVPELLVKTQYAIPYQNSKDGNTVELGVEQGKFTQNSMDFQTSLTFLNMKFSGLAKAIEGR encoded by the coding sequence ATGGCAATTTCATTTGAAAGCGCGTTAGGAGTTCATCCCGAGGCTCTGAATTTTCGGGTTCAGCGTACCAAAGTCCTCGCGAGTAACCTAGCAAATGTTGATACCCCGGGATACCTCGCCAGAGACCTGAGTTTCACCACCGCGATGCGCGGCGCGGGTCTGCACGGAGTGAACCCGGAAGTCCCGGAATTGCTGGTTAAAACTCAATATGCAATTCCTTATCAGAACAGCAAAGACGGTAATACGGTTGAGCTGGGTGTCGAGCAGGGCAAATTCACGCAGAACAGTATGGATTTCCAAACCAGCCTGACATTTCTCAATATGAAATTCAGTGGTTTAGCCAAAGCAATTGAAGGACGTTAA
- the flgD gene encoding flagellar hook assembly protein FlgD, whose product MTIAQFNALSADTSGAATTTGGAIAANGVDANSASSLQNEFISLMVAQIQNQDPLNPLDGTEYVSQLAQFSQVQSTENMTSLMQNSMVLLDNMQVLSTAGLVGQTVLVSGNQFELGAEAPQSGKVELEYASSQVNLVITDEFGQSTKLPLGAHPAGDVDFTIDPQELGLKPGSYQVTVEVQDGQASPNVLLAGAVEQVRIPSNGGSPLVNIAGLGSIPFYQITQFGA is encoded by the coding sequence ATGACGATTGCACAGTTTAATGCTTTATCAGCTGATACCAGTGGCGCTGCCACTACAACCGGCGGCGCTATTGCGGCTAATGGTGTCGATGCTAACTCGGCATCGTCGCTGCAAAATGAATTTATCAGCCTGATGGTGGCGCAGATCCAGAATCAGGATCCGCTCAACCCGCTGGATGGCACCGAATACGTCAGTCAGCTGGCGCAGTTTTCTCAGGTGCAGAGCACAGAGAACATGACCAGCCTGATGCAAAACAGCATGGTACTGCTGGATAACATGCAGGTACTGAGTACCGCAGGTCTGGTCGGTCAGACAGTGCTGGTGTCCGGTAACCAGTTTGAGCTCGGTGCAGAAGCGCCACAAAGTGGCAAAGTCGAACTCGAGTACGCGTCGAGTCAGGTCAATCTGGTTATCACTGATGAGTTTGGTCAAAGCACCAAGCTGCCGCTCGGTGCTCATCCGGCCGGCGATGTCGATTTCACTATTGATCCCCAGGAGCTGGGCCTGAAACCAGGCAGTTATCAGGTGACGGTCGAGGTTCAGGATGGCCAGGCCAGTCCGAACGTGTTACTGGCCGGCGCTGTCGAGCAGGTACGCATTCCGAGTAACGGCGGTTCGCCGCTGGTCAATATTGCCGGTCTTGGCAGTATTCCTTTTTATCAGATCACCCAATTTGGTGCTTAA
- a CDS encoding DUF1244 domain-containing protein, with protein sequence MAEFKHKDLTQEQQDKMDAAVFRRLLAHLDNNKDVQNIDLMILAGFCRNCFSKWYLAEAEQMGLDLDIDDARERVYGMTYDEWKANHQPAATPEQLAAFEARQKK encoded by the coding sequence GTGGCCGAATTTAAACATAAAGATCTGACCCAAGAACAGCAGGATAAAATGGATGCAGCGGTGTTCCGCCGTTTGCTGGCGCATCTGGATAACAACAAAGATGTGCAGAATATCGACCTCATGATTCTGGCGGGCTTCTGCCGTAACTGTTTCAGCAAATGGTACCTGGCAGAAGCGGAACAAATGGGATTAGATCTGGATATTGATGACGCTCGTGAGCGTGTGTACGGTATGACCTACGATGAGTGGAAAGCCAATCATCAACCAGCGGCGACGCCGGAGCAGCTGGCCGCGTTTGAAGCGCGTCAGAAAAAATAA
- the flgN gene encoding flagellar export chaperone FlgN, with the protein MALNRGQLIQSFLYTISEDVRMYRQLHQLLQQQKALYLQFDGESLGNNIRQQVPLLNQLNRNATQRSQCLQRLALPNDPAGVKHLFGALPQHLQERVRKQWRALNTMIEQCQHLNQSNGHSSAMLHELLAEMTNPSPTYQERSSATL; encoded by the coding sequence ATGGCCTTAAACCGCGGACAACTCATCCAGAGCTTTTTGTACACGATCAGCGAAGATGTCAGAATGTATCGTCAGCTACATCAACTGCTGCAGCAGCAAAAAGCACTCTATCTGCAGTTTGACGGCGAGTCTCTCGGCAACAATATTCGTCAGCAGGTTCCGCTGCTCAATCAGCTCAACCGCAACGCCACACAGCGCTCACAGTGCCTGCAACGCCTGGCGTTACCTAATGACCCGGCCGGCGTGAAACATCTGTTTGGTGCACTGCCTCAGCATTTACAGGAACGGGTACGCAAGCAATGGCGTGCACTGAATACGATGATCGAACAGTGCCAGCACCTCAATCAGAGCAACGGCCACAGCTCAGCCATGCTGCACGAATTGCTGGCAGAAATGACCAACCCGTCTCCGACCTATCAGGAGCGCAGCAGCGCGACACTATGA
- the menB gene encoding 1,4-dihydroxy-2-naphthoyl-CoA synthase, giving the protein MAKTVGISEQELYAPVEWHDCGSVYEDIDYHKSPDGIAKITIARPQVRNAFRPQTVKEMINALADARYDENVGVIILTGLGEDAFCSGGDQKIRGDYGGYRDESGTHHLNVLDFQRQIRTCPKPVIASVAGWAVGGGHVLHMMCDLTIAAENAQFGQTGPKVGSFDGGWGASYMARIVGQKKAREIWFLCRFYDAQEALDMGLVNTVVPLQDLEKETVRWCREVLQHSPMALRCLKAALNADCDGQAGLQELAGNATMLFYMTDEGQEGRNAFNEKRRPDFNKFPRNP; this is encoded by the coding sequence ATGGCTAAAACAGTAGGCATTTCAGAACAAGAACTTTATGCACCGGTCGAATGGCATGATTGCGGCTCAGTTTATGAAGATATCGATTATCACAAGTCGCCGGATGGCATCGCCAAAATTACCATTGCCCGCCCTCAGGTACGCAATGCGTTTCGTCCGCAGACCGTCAAAGAGATGATCAATGCGCTGGCGGATGCACGCTACGATGAAAATGTTGGTGTGATCATTTTAACCGGCCTGGGTGAAGATGCATTCTGCTCGGGCGGTGACCAGAAAATTCGTGGCGATTACGGCGGTTACCGAGATGAATCGGGCACCCACCATCTCAATGTGCTCGACTTTCAGCGTCAGATCCGGACCTGCCCGAAACCTGTGATTGCTTCTGTAGCCGGCTGGGCCGTTGGTGGTGGTCACGTACTGCATATGATGTGTGACCTGACGATTGCCGCAGAAAACGCCCAGTTTGGTCAGACCGGGCCTAAAGTCGGCTCTTTTGACGGTGGCTGGGGCGCTTCTTACATGGCGCGGATTGTCGGTCAGAAGAAAGCTCGTGAAATCTGGTTCCTGTGTCGGTTCTATGACGCCCAGGAAGCGCTGGATATGGGCCTGGTCAATACTGTGGTGCCATTGCAGGATCTGGAAAAAGAAACCGTACGTTGGTGCCGTGAAGTCCTGCAACACAGCCCGATGGCGCTACGCTGTCTCAAAGCCGCACTGAACGCGGACTGTGATGGTCAGGCTGGCCTGCAGGAACTGGCTGGTAACGCCACCATGCTGTTCTATATGACAGATGAAGGCCAGGAAGGCCGTAACGCGTTTAACGAAAAACGCCGCCCGGACTTCAATAAATTCCCGCGTAACCCGTAA
- a CDS encoding lytic transglycosylase domain-containing protein, producing MLVLPLTNAQSAAQTFQQQIDRQHEVLSPYQTQIAARFDLYQPLLGHIFTQLKKRSLPPQLALLPMLESSLNPDAISHAGARGLWQLMPATAKRFGLTMPPQDQRLDVFHSTDAALKYLTFLYNKFSGDLALTIAAYNAGEGRVARAIARANSREFEHLILPAETRQYVARFYALNGLVDVDKLDSRSFSPLMLFSSQPSITRQPLIDLQPLPPLVKL from the coding sequence ATGCTGGTGCTTCCGCTGACCAACGCCCAGAGCGCCGCCCAAACCTTTCAGCAGCAAATTGATCGCCAGCACGAGGTATTATCACCTTATCAGACGCAGATTGCCGCTCGCTTCGACCTGTATCAACCTCTGCTCGGGCATATATTCACCCAGCTTAAAAAGCGCAGCCTGCCACCTCAATTAGCTCTGCTGCCGATGCTCGAATCGTCTTTGAACCCTGACGCGATTTCCCATGCAGGTGCTCGGGGTCTGTGGCAATTGATGCCCGCCACAGCAAAGCGCTTTGGTCTTACGATGCCCCCGCAGGATCAACGCCTGGATGTATTTCACAGTACCGATGCGGCGCTTAAGTATCTGACATTTTTGTATAACAAATTTAGCGGCGACCTGGCACTGACCATAGCAGCCTACAATGCCGGTGAAGGCCGCGTTGCCCGCGCGATAGCGCGAGCCAACAGCCGTGAGTTTGAACACTTAATCCTGCCAGCTGAAACCCGCCAGTACGTGGCGCGTTTTTATGCTCTCAACGGGCTGGTTGATGTGGATAAGCTCGATAGCCGGAGCTTTAGCCCGCTGATGTTGTTCAGCAGCCAACCCAGCATCACCCGTCAGCCGCTGATTGACCTTCAGCCTCTGCCCCCTCTGGTCAAATTGTAA
- a CDS encoding MFS transporter, whose product MPHSQTSLLTQRRFLPYFITQFFGAFNDNIFKNVLLLLVAFAGSGALPVSSDLFINLAAGLFILPFFLFSASAGVLADKYEKSAFIRKVKLAEIAIMCVGALGLVTESYGLLLFILFLMGTQSAFFGPVKYALLPQQLKSQELVPGNALVETGTFLAILLGTLGAGIIASAEHARYIAAGAVLLFALFGYLASRAIPEAPASAPDLKFRWRPIQLTRQTLAIARSDRTIFQSMMAISWFWFLGAAYLTQFPNFTKLFLNGTESSVSFLLALFSIGIAAGSLACDKMSGHRIDVGIVPLGSLGISIFGYLMASSIPDDLPLFQQFSEFVSYTPLWPLYIYLLLLGVSGGIFIVPLYAMMQQRAKASERAQVIAALNIYNSLFMVGSALLGIVCLSLLNLSIVQLFILLSVMNVLMAVYLFLQVPIFVVRFLVWALTHTIYRVRHKNLHHLPQQGGALIVCNHVSYMDALLLSAVCPRLIRFVMHEEYANIRIARRFLKRAGVIPIDSDDRASIRRAFTEVEQALQQGHLVCIFPEGRLTEDGEMNPFMRGIDLILRRSPVPVIPMAIKGLWGSFFSRYKGRACSSLPSRFRSRIEIEAGSAVAACDANTQMMHAKVAALRGDWK is encoded by the coding sequence ATGCCACATTCTCAAACGTCACTGTTAACCCAGCGGCGTTTTCTACCCTATTTTATTACCCAATTCTTTGGCGCATTCAACGACAATATTTTTAAAAACGTATTGTTACTGCTGGTTGCCTTTGCAGGCTCCGGTGCTCTGCCGGTATCCAGTGATCTGTTTATCAACCTGGCTGCCGGCTTATTCATTCTGCCTTTTTTCCTGTTTTCCGCCTCTGCTGGCGTGCTGGCCGACAAATACGAAAAGTCCGCCTTTATCCGTAAAGTAAAGTTGGCAGAGATTGCCATCATGTGTGTCGGTGCTCTTGGGTTGGTGACGGAAAGTTATGGTCTGTTGTTGTTTATCCTGTTTTTGATGGGTACTCAATCTGCTTTTTTCGGGCCGGTAAAATACGCATTACTGCCACAGCAGCTTAAATCTCAGGAATTAGTCCCTGGCAATGCGCTGGTCGAAACCGGCACTTTTTTAGCTATTTTGCTCGGTACGCTGGGAGCCGGCATCATCGCGTCTGCAGAACATGCGCGCTACATCGCTGCCGGCGCCGTATTGCTGTTTGCTCTGTTCGGCTACCTCGCCAGCCGCGCTATTCCTGAAGCGCCGGCCAGCGCACCGGATCTCAAATTTCGTTGGCGGCCGATTCAGCTGACCCGCCAGACTCTGGCTATCGCACGCAGTGACCGCACTATTTTTCAGTCGATGATGGCGATCAGTTGGTTCTGGTTTCTTGGCGCCGCTTACCTGACCCAGTTTCCCAACTTCACCAAACTGTTTCTCAATGGTACCGAAAGTTCGGTCTCTTTCTTACTGGCCCTGTTTTCTATCGGTATTGCGGCCGGATCACTGGCTTGCGACAAAATGTCCGGCCACCGGATTGATGTTGGTATCGTGCCGCTCGGCAGCCTGGGGATCAGTATTTTCGGCTACCTGATGGCAAGCAGCATTCCCGATGATTTACCGCTCTTCCAGCAATTCAGCGAATTTGTCAGCTACACCCCTTTATGGCCATTGTATATTTATCTGTTGTTACTGGGCGTATCCGGCGGGATCTTTATCGTGCCGCTGTATGCCATGATGCAGCAACGCGCCAAAGCGAGCGAGCGTGCTCAGGTCATCGCAGCACTCAATATTTACAACTCACTGTTTATGGTCGGCAGCGCGCTGCTCGGCATTGTCTGTTTATCACTGCTGAACCTGAGCATAGTGCAGCTGTTTATCCTGTTGTCTGTGATGAATGTGCTGATGGCGGTCTACCTGTTTCTGCAAGTGCCGATTTTTGTGGTGCGTTTTCTGGTCTGGGCACTGACTCATACTATTTACCGTGTCCGGCATAAAAACCTGCATCATTTACCACAGCAAGGCGGTGCTCTGATCGTGTGTAACCATGTCAGCTATATGGATGCCCTGCTGCTGAGTGCAGTTTGTCCGCGCCTGATTCGCTTTGTGATGCACGAAGAGTACGCCAATATCCGCATTGCGCGCCGTTTCCTCAAGCGGGCCGGCGTGATCCCGATAGACTCCGATGACCGCGCCTCGATCCGCCGTGCATTTACCGAGGTAGAACAAGCTTTGCAACAAGGTCATCTGGTATGCATTTTCCCGGAAGGCCGCCTGACCGAAGATGGCGAAATGAATCCGTTTATGCGCGGTATCGACCTGATACTAAGACGCAGCCCGGTGCCGGTAATTCCGATGGCGATTAAAGGGCTGTGGGGCAGTTTCTTCAGCCGTTATAAAGGTCGCGCCTGCAGCAGTCTGCCCAGTCGTTTCCGCTCACGGATTGAAATCGAAGCCGGCAGCGCCGTTGCCGCCTGCGACGCTAACACTCAAATGATGCACGCCAAAGTCGCGGCCCTGCGTGGTGACTGGAAGTAG
- a CDS encoding putative sulfate exporter family transporter produces MSCNSLPVKLRYLPFVLVLLACITPYLTSPTALILGFLLATLGWVPGGLPLAKITKRLLAYSIVGLGFGIPLQEALSVTSDGIGLIVASICGTLLLGTLLARLIGLNATAGHLIASGTAICGGSAIAAVAPAVNADDDQTAVALGTVFLLNSLALFVFPLIGHALNLDQHTFGTWAAIAIHDTSSVVGAASAYGEEALKTATTLKLARALWIVPVALLSAWMFRSESKKVTIPYFILFYCAAIGFSDQLPQFEVVYQQIFGLAKQALVVCLFLIGCSLSVRRLRAAGAKPLLFGIVLWIVISTSSLAWLLSQTNG; encoded by the coding sequence ATGTCGTGCAACTCACTGCCTGTTAAGCTGAGATATCTGCCTTTTGTGCTGGTTCTGCTGGCCTGTATCACGCCTTATCTTACCTCTCCCACTGCGCTGATACTGGGGTTCCTGCTGGCGACGTTGGGTTGGGTTCCAGGCGGACTGCCACTTGCGAAGATCACCAAAAGATTGCTGGCTTACTCGATTGTCGGCCTCGGTTTTGGCATCCCGTTGCAGGAAGCACTCAGCGTGACCAGCGACGGTATCGGCCTGATTGTGGCAAGTATTTGCGGTACTCTGCTGCTTGGTACCCTGCTGGCACGGCTTATCGGCCTGAATGCCACCGCCGGTCATCTTATTGCCTCGGGGACCGCCATTTGTGGCGGCAGTGCTATTGCGGCCGTGGCTCCGGCAGTCAATGCCGATGACGATCAAACCGCAGTGGCCCTGGGTACGGTATTTCTGCTCAATTCACTGGCGCTGTTCGTGTTTCCGCTTATCGGCCATGCCCTCAATCTTGATCAGCATACCTTTGGTACCTGGGCGGCCATCGCCATTCATGATACGTCATCGGTGGTCGGCGCTGCTTCAGCGTACGGTGAAGAGGCGCTAAAAACGGCCACCACACTCAAGCTGGCGCGCGCATTGTGGATTGTGCCGGTTGCCCTGCTCAGTGCCTGGATGTTTCGCAGTGAATCGAAAAAAGTGACCATCCCGTATTTCATTCTCTTTTACTGCGCGGCGATAGGATTCAGCGATCAGTTGCCGCAGTTTGAGGTGGTATATCAGCAGATTTTCGGCCTGGCCAAGCAAGCCCTGGTGGTGTGTCTGTTCTTGATTGGCTGCAGCTTGTCGGTCCGGCGTTTACGCGCTGCCGGTGCCAAGCCGCTGTTGTTCGGTATTGTACTCTGGATAGTTATATCGACTTCGTCTCTGGCTTGGCTGCTGAGCCAGACAAACGGGTAA
- the flgC gene encoding flagellar basal body rod protein FlgC produces MAFTDIYSIAGSAMNAQTVRLNTVASNLANADAVSANPDDAYRALKPVFATVYNKSQLTAGEDDYPSAEVRIVDVVKAQGEAEKRFEPSNPLADGEGYVYYPDVDVVAEMADMMSATRSFETNVEVLSNVKSMQQGLLRLGQGS; encoded by the coding sequence ATGGCATTTACTGATATCTATTCCATTGCCGGCTCGGCAATGAATGCTCAGACCGTGCGTCTGAACACGGTGGCCAGTAATCTGGCGAACGCCGATGCCGTGTCGGCTAACCCGGATGATGCCTATCGGGCGCTCAAGCCGGTGTTTGCGACGGTATATAACAAGAGTCAACTGACCGCAGGCGAAGATGATTATCCGAGTGCGGAAGTACGCATTGTCGATGTGGTCAAAGCGCAGGGTGAAGCGGAAAAACGTTTTGAACCGAGTAACCCGCTGGCGGACGGCGAAGGTTATGTCTATTACCCGGATGTTGATGTGGTGGCGGAAATGGCCGATATGATGTCGGCGACCCGCAGTTTCGAGACTAACGTTGAAGTGCTCTCCAATGTGAAGAGTATGCAGCAGGGGCTGCTGCGTCTGGGGCAGGGCAGCTAA